One Oscillospiraceae bacterium DNA window includes the following coding sequences:
- the rpsO gene encoding 30S ribosomal protein S15 — MTKAEKTEIIKQYATHEGDTGSPEVQVAVLTKRINDLTEHLRTHQKDHHSRRGLLKMVGSRRSLLNYLERVDIERYRALIAKLNLRK; from the coding sequence ATGACAAAAGCAGAAAAGACCGAAATCATCAAGCAGTACGCAACCCATGAGGGCGACACAGGCTCCCCGGAAGTACAGGTCGCTGTGCTGACAAAGCGCATCAATGACCTGACCGAGCATCTGCGCACCCATCAGAAAGATCATCACAGCCGCCGCGGCCTGCTGAAAATGGTTGGCTCCCGCCGCAGCCTGCTCAATTACCTTGAGCGCGTCGACATCGAGCGTTACCGCGCCCTGATTGCAAAGCTGAATCTGCGCAAGTAA
- the ribF gene encoding riboflavin biosynthesis protein RibF, translating into MKINKELIPSEEPTAVALGSFDGLHIGHRAVISQAVGQPGLTPTVLTFVHNPSCDLCGQCNVELMTEQQKEQVLETFGVQQLYLLRFSSIMNLTAEQFVENILMKVCNAKKVCCGFNFTFGAGGRANSDDLRRLCKEHGLAAAVEPAVMQGGAPVSSTRIRALVRDGRMEEAASLLGRPYGYLSPVKHGKKLGRQLGTPTLNQQVPASFVLPRFGVYASLVYLNGQVYCGVTNVGVRPTVGGHCVSAETWMPDYTGPEVYGETVRTDLLHFIRAEKKFSSVEALGRQIRRDGACAKQYLEKERLQAFA; encoded by the coding sequence ATGAAAATCAACAAGGAATTGATACCCAGTGAAGAGCCAACGGCTGTTGCGCTGGGTTCCTTTGATGGGCTGCATATCGGGCACCGCGCGGTCATTTCGCAGGCGGTTGGTCAGCCGGGGCTTACGCCGACTGTGCTCACCTTTGTGCACAACCCTTCCTGCGACTTATGCGGGCAGTGCAATGTTGAGCTGATGACCGAACAGCAAAAAGAGCAGGTACTGGAAACCTTTGGGGTACAGCAGCTTTACCTGCTGCGCTTTTCCAGTATTATGAATTTGACAGCAGAGCAGTTTGTCGAGAATATCTTAATGAAGGTGTGCAACGCAAAAAAAGTGTGCTGCGGGTTTAACTTCACCTTTGGTGCGGGCGGCCGCGCCAACAGCGACGACTTGCGCCGCCTGTGCAAAGAGCACGGCTTGGCCGCGGCGGTCGAGCCGGCGGTTATGCAGGGCGGGGCACCGGTCAGCAGTACACGCATTCGTGCACTGGTGCGCGACGGCAGGATGGAGGAGGCCGCCAGCCTGCTGGGCAGGCCCTATGGCTACCTTTCCCCGGTAAAACACGGCAAAAAGCTTGGCCGCCAGCTGGGTACGCCGACTTTAAACCAGCAGGTGCCCGCTTCGTTTGTGCTGCCGCGCTTTGGGGTGTATGCCAGCCTTGTTTACCTGAATGGACAGGTCTACTGCGGTGTCACCAATGTCGGGGTGCGGCCCACGGTGGGCGGGCACTGTGTCAGCGCAGAAACCTGGATGCCAGACTACACCGGGCCAGAGGTGTACGGCGAAACTGTGCGCACAGACCTTCTGCATTTTATACGCGCCGAAAAGAAGTTTTCCAGTGTGGAGGCACTCGGCAGACAGATTCGGCGCGACGGTGCCTGTGCCAAGCAGTATTTGGAAAAAGAACGCCTGCAGGCATTTGCATAA
- the truB gene encoding tRNA pseudouridine(55) synthase TruB has translation MTGVLVLDKPEGFTSFDAVAVLRRLTGERKIGHTGTLDPMATGVLPMLLGQATRALPFLGQRPKTYEASFAFGLSTDTQDRTGTVQARDGTPISQEKLAAALPRFTGKILQTPPMYSALRKNGVRLYDLARQGKTVQREPRAITIYQLRLLSYDAAARTGELTLTCSGGTYVRTLCADLGEALGSHGVMTALRRTEASGFSLQDALPLAEAKQMDRAALLQRVLPAETLFLDLPQVTVTQPQAGRFVNGGGLALQRVNLPAGLAGRCRVKDPQGRFLGLGAPDKEKDELRVVRLFVREDGTKHENQQGIDTQ, from the coding sequence ATGACGGGCGTTTTGGTACTGGATAAGCCAGAGGGGTTTACTTCTTTTGACGCGGTGGCGGTGCTGCGCCGCTTGACCGGAGAGCGCAAAATCGGCCATACCGGCACGCTTGACCCCATGGCAACGGGCGTGCTGCCCATGCTTTTGGGGCAGGCGACCCGCGCGCTTCCCTTTTTAGGGCAGCGGCCAAAAACGTACGAGGCTTCTTTCGCGTTTGGCCTTTCCACGGATACACAGGACCGCACAGGCACTGTGCAGGCCCGTGACGGTACCCCTATTTCCCAGGAAAAGCTTGCGGCGGCGCTGCCGCGCTTTACCGGAAAGATTCTGCAGACACCGCCCATGTACAGTGCCCTGCGGAAAAACGGCGTACGGCTGTACGATCTTGCCCGGCAGGGAAAGACGGTGCAGCGGGAGCCCCGCGCAATCACCATTTATCAGCTGCGCCTGCTTTCTTATGATGCGGCGGCACGCACCGGAGAACTGACACTTACCTGTTCCGGCGGCACCTATGTGCGCACCCTGTGCGCAGACCTCGGCGAAGCACTCGGCTCGCATGGGGTTATGACAGCGCTGCGGCGCACGGAAGCTTCCGGATTTTCCCTGCAGGACGCGCTGCCTTTGGCAGAGGCAAAGCAAATGGACCGCGCGGCGCTGCTGCAGCGGGTGCTGCCGGCAGAGACCCTGTTTCTCGACCTGCCGCAGGTGACAGTGACACAGCCGCAGGCGGGGCGCTTTGTAAACGGCGGCGGCCTTGCCTTACAGCGGGTGAATCTGCCAGCGGGACTTGCCGGCAGATGCCGGGTGAAAGACCCGCAGGGGCGCTTTCTCGGTTTGGGTGCACCAGACAAAGAAAAGGACGAACTGCGCGTGGTGCGTCTGTTTGTACGGGAGGATGGAACAAAACATGAAAATCAACAAGGAATTGATACCCAGTGA
- a CDS encoding bifunctional oligoribonuclease/PAP phosphatase NrnA: MEVSLEAAAEWLSQQQDIAILCHQSPDGDAFGSGSALCRALRRLGKRAQVLCCDPVGRRFQFLFQGMEEQKFTPKTVVAVDLADEQLLGSLRPVYGGKVQLCIDHHPSNAHYAERWIVEPQAGATCEILYRFLPLLGAEIDEAVAADLYTGIITDTGCFQFVNTTPRTHRIAADLMERGIPTHKINRAMFATKSRERLELEKQALNQIEYYRNGEIAVIPLTRKMVAASGAGEDDTDGIANIPRAIEGVKVGITVKEKEDSLCKISLRAQPPVNASVICAKFGGGGHPGASGCSIPCNVKEAEKQIVAAVNDYLEQA, encoded by the coding sequence ATGGAAGTGAGTCTTGAGGCCGCGGCAGAGTGGCTTTCGCAGCAGCAGGATATCGCAATTCTGTGCCATCAGTCGCCCGATGGCGACGCTTTTGGCAGCGGCAGCGCGCTTTGCCGCGCTCTGAGACGCCTTGGCAAGCGTGCACAGGTGCTGTGCTGCGACCCGGTGGGCAGGCGCTTTCAGTTCTTGTTTCAGGGCATGGAAGAACAGAAATTTACACCGAAAACAGTGGTCGCGGTCGATTTGGCCGACGAGCAGCTTTTGGGCAGCCTGCGGCCGGTTTACGGCGGAAAAGTGCAGCTGTGCATTGACCACCACCCCAGCAATGCCCACTATGCTGAGCGCTGGATTGTAGAGCCGCAGGCCGGCGCAACCTGTGAAATCCTGTATCGTTTTCTGCCGCTTTTGGGGGCGGAAATCGACGAAGCGGTTGCCGCAGACCTTTATACCGGTATTATTACCGACACGGGCTGCTTTCAGTTTGTCAATACGACCCCGCGCACACACCGCATTGCTGCTGACCTAATGGAGCGCGGCATACCGACCCATAAAATCAACCGCGCCATGTTTGCTACCAAGAGCCGCGAGCGGCTGGAACTGGAAAAACAGGCGCTGAATCAAATCGAATATTATCGAAACGGCGAAATTGCTGTCATTCCGCTGACCCGCAAAATGGTGGCGGCCTCTGGTGCAGGGGAAGACGACACCGACGGCATTGCCAATATTCCGCGCGCGATAGAGGGCGTGAAAGTGGGCATTACCGTAAAAGAAAAAGAAGACAGTCTATGCAAAATTTCACTGCGCGCGCAGCCGCCGGTGAATGCGTCTGTCATTTGTGCGAAGTTTGGCGGCGGCGGCCACCCGGGAGCCTCAGGCTGCTCGATTCCCTGCAATGTCAAAGAGGCCGAAAAACAGATTGTCGCCGCAGTCAATGATTATCTGGAGCAGGCATGA
- the rbfA gene encoding 30S ribosome-binding factor RbfA translates to MPSYKLDRTTEDIRRELTAIFRELKDPRVNNTLLSIVRVDLSRDLSYCTVYVSDMEGLARAQKAVQGLKSASGYIRHELASRLSLRHVPALTFKATDSIEYSANISRILDDLKEEKHGSES, encoded by the coding sequence ATGCCGAGCTATAAACTCGACCGCACGACCGAGGACATCCGCCGCGAGCTGACCGCGATTTTTCGTGAGCTGAAAGACCCGCGGGTAAACAATACCCTTTTAAGCATTGTGCGGGTCGATTTGAGCCGCGACCTTTCTTACTGTACGGTATATGTCAGTGATATGGAGGGCCTTGCGCGTGCCCAAAAAGCGGTGCAGGGTTTAAAATCCGCCTCAGGGTATATCCGGCACGAGCTGGCAAGCCGCCTTTCGCTGCGGCATGTGCCGGCGCTAACGTTTAAAGCAACGGATTCTATCGAATACAGCGCCAATATTTCGCGTATTCTCGACGACCTGAAGGAGGAAAAGCATGGAAGTGAGTCTTGA
- the infB gene encoding translation initiation factor IF-2 → MMIKYRVHEVAKDLNVPNKDVIDVLQKYTGETKKHMTALTEEELDLVFEAFTQKNNQKDLNSYFAQREEKAVTVSEEGSEKEVPLKEAAEKKAQQPRQAQQRQPQTKQAQRPQQRQPQRQQPANRPAQQQKGKKEPFRQKATIIGHIGLGGESSLRHSHERIVDTRTHDVELDKYNEKYDRLANEKVKTDNVVHKQKLNQKSARYRRGRRPKRETEAERLRRIAAERKAKPITVQIPETITVGELALRLKATAAEVIKKLMQNGVFASINDEVDFDTASLVAMDFHAKVEKEVEVTIEEQIIDDSDDKEEDLVPRAPVVVVMGHVDHGKTSLLDAIRHTNVTDSEAGGITQHIGAYQVRIDDRMVTFLDTPGHEAFTTMRARGAMATDIAVLVVAADDGVMPQTIEAIHHAKAAKISIIVAINKIDKPGANPDLVMQQLTKYGLVPEEWGGDVPCIRVSAKQKTGIKDLLEMILLIADMKELKANPNRAAKGVIIEARIDKGRGPIATMLVQNGTLHQGDIVVAGASVGRVRAMANESGREIRSAKPSVPVEVTGLDSVPEAGDTFNAVSDERLARELVDQRRTEKKEEKFNARTKVTLDNLFEQMQLGDMKELQIIVKADVQGSVEAVTQSLEKLSNDEVRVNVIHGAVGAISESDVMLAAASNAIIVGFNVRPDPVAEENAKRDGVDIRLYRVIYNCIQEIESAMKGMLAPKYREVQLGRVECRETYKISSVGIVIGGHVVSGKVTRGASARVVRDGIVVADDTIASLRRFKDDVKEVAEGYDCGVCLEKFADIKVGDILEVYGMEEYQPE, encoded by the coding sequence ATGATGATTAAATACCGCGTGCACGAAGTTGCAAAGGATCTCAATGTCCCAAACAAGGACGTCATCGATGTTCTGCAAAAATACACCGGCGAAACCAAAAAACACATGACCGCCCTGACCGAAGAGGAGCTGGACCTTGTGTTTGAGGCTTTTACACAGAAAAACAACCAAAAAGACCTGAACAGCTACTTTGCCCAGCGCGAAGAAAAGGCTGTTACTGTGTCGGAAGAGGGTTCTGAAAAAGAAGTGCCACTGAAAGAAGCGGCAGAAAAGAAAGCCCAGCAGCCACGGCAGGCACAGCAGCGCCAGCCACAGACAAAACAGGCCCAGCGCCCGCAGCAAAGACAGCCGCAGCGCCAGCAGCCGGCAAACCGCCCAGCGCAGCAGCAAAAGGGCAAAAAAGAGCCGTTTCGCCAAAAGGCGACCATCATCGGGCATATCGGTCTTGGCGGCGAGAGCAGCCTGCGGCATTCGCACGAGCGGATTGTCGATACGCGCACCCATGATGTAGAGCTTGATAAATACAATGAAAAGTATGACCGCCTTGCCAATGAAAAGGTAAAGACGGATAATGTTGTGCATAAACAGAAACTTAACCAGAAAAGCGCCCGCTACCGCCGCGGCCGCCGGCCCAAGCGCGAAACCGAGGCTGAGCGCCTGCGCCGTATTGCGGCAGAGCGCAAGGCAAAGCCGATTACTGTACAGATCCCTGAAACCATTACAGTGGGCGAGTTGGCTCTGCGCCTGAAAGCAACCGCTGCAGAAGTTATTAAAAAACTGATGCAGAACGGTGTCTTTGCCTCCATCAATGATGAAGTCGATTTCGATACAGCTTCTTTAGTCGCCATGGATTTTCACGCGAAGGTCGAAAAAGAAGTCGAGGTCACAATCGAAGAGCAGATTATCGACGACAGCGACGACAAAGAGGAAGATTTGGTGCCGCGCGCGCCGGTTGTTGTGGTTATGGGCCATGTTGACCACGGCAAGACCAGCCTGCTCGACGCAATCCGCCACACCAACGTGACCGACAGCGAGGCCGGCGGCATTACGCAGCACATCGGTGCGTATCAGGTCCGGATCGACGACCGCATGGTCACTTTCTTAGATACCCCTGGCCATGAGGCCTTTACCACGATGCGTGCCCGCGGCGCCATGGCTACCGATATCGCTGTACTGGTGGTTGCCGCAGACGACGGCGTAATGCCGCAGACCATTGAGGCAATTCACCACGCAAAAGCCGCGAAAATCAGCATTATTGTCGCAATCAATAAAATCGACAAGCCCGGCGCAAACCCCGACCTTGTCATGCAGCAGCTGACAAAATACGGCCTGGTACCGGAAGAGTGGGGCGGCGACGTGCCGTGTATTCGTGTATCTGCAAAGCAGAAGACCGGTATTAAAGACCTGCTCGAAATGATTCTGCTGATTGCGGATATGAAAGAACTCAAAGCCAACCCCAACCGTGCAGCAAAAGGTGTCATCATCGAGGCCCGCATTGACAAGGGCCGCGGCCCGATTGCCACCATGCTGGTACAAAATGGCACCCTGCACCAGGGCGATATTGTGGTTGCGGGCGCCAGTGTCGGCCGTGTGCGCGCAATGGCAAACGAAAGCGGCCGGGAAATCCGGTCGGCAAAGCCGAGCGTGCCGGTTGAGGTCACCGGCCTTGACAGCGTGCCAGAGGCCGGCGATACCTTTAACGCGGTTTCAGATGAGCGCCTGGCCCGTGAACTGGTAGACCAGCGCCGCACCGAAAAGAAAGAAGAAAAATTCAATGCACGCACCAAGGTAACTTTGGATAACCTCTTTGAGCAGATGCAGCTGGGCGATATGAAGGAACTGCAGATTATCGTTAAGGCAGATGTGCAGGGCTCTGTCGAGGCCGTTACGCAGTCGCTGGAAAAGCTTTCAAACGACGAAGTGCGTGTCAATGTCATTCACGGCGCAGTCGGTGCCATCAGCGAGAGCGATGTCATGCTGGCTGCGGCGAGCAACGCGATTATTGTGGGCTTTAATGTGCGCCCCGACCCGGTCGCGGAAGAAAACGCCAAGCGCGACGGTGTGGATATTCGTCTGTACCGCGTAATTTACAACTGCATACAGGAAATTGAGTCCGCTATGAAGGGCATGCTTGCCCCGAAATACCGCGAAGTACAGCTGGGCCGTGTCGAATGCCGCGAGACCTACAAAATCAGCAGTGTTGGCATTGTCATCGGCGGCCACGTGGTTTCCGGCAAGGTTACCCGCGGTGCCAGTGCACGTGTTGTGCGCGACGGCATTGTGGTGGCAGACGACACCATTGCTTCTCTGCGCCGCTTTAAGGACGATGTCAAGGAAGTAGCCGAGGGCTATGACTGCGGCGTGTGCCTTGAAAAGTTTGCAGATATTAAAGTCGGCGATATTCTGGAAGTTTACGGTATGGAAGAATACCAGCCGGAATGA
- a CDS encoding ribosomal L7Ae/L30e/S12e/Gadd45 family protein: MPAAASKILSFLGLCRRAGRLQLGHDPVLESMRCGKAYLVLLAQDLSEHSAGGIRHTAEELGVPVFTLPCTKEEMGAALGKLTGAAAVEDAGFAKRLKTLCTDR; encoded by the coding sequence ATGCCTGCAGCAGCAAGTAAGATACTTTCATTTTTAGGCCTGTGCCGCCGCGCCGGCAGGCTGCAGCTTGGGCACGACCCCGTGCTGGAAAGCATGCGCTGCGGAAAGGCATACCTGGTTCTTTTGGCACAGGACCTTTCCGAGCACAGCGCGGGCGGCATTCGGCATACCGCCGAAGAGCTGGGCGTGCCGGTTTTTACCCTGCCGTGCACCAAAGAAGAAATGGGCGCTGCGCTGGGCAAGTTGACCGGCGCAGCCGCAGTGGAAGACGCCGGCTTTGCCAAAAGACTGAAGACGCTTTGTACGGACAGATGA
- a CDS encoding YlxR family protein, with amino-acid sequence MCTGCGEMKPKKELVRVVRSPEGEISLDLTGRKPGRGAYVCRSLACLQRARKARRFEKAFSCQIPPEVYDRMEKEMEQDACSSK; translated from the coding sequence ATGTGTACCGGCTGCGGTGAAATGAAACCCAAAAAAGAGCTGGTTCGTGTTGTACGCTCACCAGAGGGAGAGATTTCGCTGGATTTAACCGGCCGCAAACCCGGGCGGGGCGCCTATGTCTGCCGCAGCCTTGCGTGCCTGCAGCGCGCACGGAAAGCGCGCCGCTTTGAAAAGGCCTTTTCCTGCCAGATACCGCCGGAAGTTTACGACCGTATGGAAAAGGAGATGGAACAGGATGCCTGCAGCAGCAAGTAA
- the nusA gene encoding transcription termination factor NusA, with protein MKTSEEDIGIVASLEMLERERGIPKDYMVEQICKAITTACKNSYDNDNVTVSLNEKKNEFEVFLRKEVVDDVLDPNNEILLEKAREIDPTCAVGDQVSVQLHTKEFGRIAAHQARGVIRQGIRAGERGLMLQEFQSKHQELVSAVVERVDPRSGAATVLIGKSEAILPRSEMVGSEEFRDGDHIKVYVVDVRDTEKGPHAIISRTHPDLVKRLFETEVPEIYDGTVEIKAVSREAGSRTKLAVESHDPAVDAVGACIGARGGRVGAIVDELGGEKIDIVEYSDDPQKFIANALSPANVLSVEPAEDGSHACRVTVPDSQLSLAIGNKGQNARLAAKLTGWKIDIKPESGFYGEEDTQKPEEAPKAESEEAPKAEPEETPAE; from the coding sequence ATGAAGACGAGTGAGGAAGATATCGGAATTGTAGCATCGCTGGAGATGCTCGAGAGAGAGCGCGGAATTCCAAAAGATTACATGGTTGAGCAGATTTGCAAGGCGATTACCACTGCCTGCAAAAACAGCTACGACAACGACAACGTGACCGTCAGCTTAAATGAAAAGAAAAATGAGTTTGAGGTCTTTTTGCGTAAAGAAGTCGTAGACGATGTGCTGGACCCCAATAATGAAATCCTGCTGGAAAAAGCGCGCGAAATCGACCCCACCTGTGCTGTCGGCGACCAGGTCAGTGTACAGCTGCATACAAAGGAATTCGGCCGTATTGCCGCGCACCAGGCGCGCGGCGTTATCCGCCAGGGAATCCGCGCGGGAGAGCGCGGCCTAATGCTGCAGGAATTCCAGTCGAAACATCAGGAGCTGGTCAGTGCCGTGGTCGAGCGGGTAGACCCGCGCTCTGGTGCGGCGACCGTGCTTATCGGCAAGAGTGAGGCAATCCTGCCCCGCAGCGAGATGGTCGGCAGCGAGGAGTTCCGCGACGGCGACCATATCAAGGTCTATGTGGTAGATGTGCGCGATACCGAAAAAGGCCCGCACGCCATTATCAGCCGCACGCACCCAGACCTTGTCAAGCGCCTGTTTGAGACCGAGGTGCCCGAAATTTACGACGGCACTGTTGAAATCAAGGCTGTTTCCCGCGAAGCCGGTTCCCGCACAAAGCTGGCTGTCGAGTCGCACGACCCGGCGGTGGATGCTGTGGGTGCCTGCATTGGTGCACGCGGCGGCCGTGTCGGCGCAATCGTGGATGAACTGGGCGGCGAAAAGATCGATATTGTCGAGTACAGCGACGACCCGCAGAAATTCATTGCCAATGCACTTTCACCTGCCAATGTGCTTTCTGTAGAGCCTGCCGAAGATGGCAGCCACGCCTGCCGTGTGACCGTGCCGGACAGCCAGCTTTCCCTTGCAATCGGCAACAAAGGCCAAAACGCCCGCCTTGCCGCTAAATTGACCGGCTGGAAAATCGACATAAAGCCGGAAAGCGGCTTTTACGGGGAAGAGGATACCCAGAAACCTGAGGAAGCCCCCAAAGCTGAGTCAGAAGAAGCCCCCAAGGCTGAGCCTGAGGAAACCCCTGCAGAGTAA
- a CDS encoding ribosome maturation factor RimP, protein MAAKKKGPGTAQAVRALAEPLAAGLGLALWDVRFVKEGADWYLRIYIDKKGGVTIDDCVAMTHAVSDPLDEQDLVPGAYTLEVSSPGINRQLTRTEHFTACIGQPVWVRFIRPFADGSREAVGTLLASQNGAITLQNPQGETMEVPLADTAWVKLYDDDTMEENNEDE, encoded by the coding sequence ATGGCAGCAAAGAAAAAGGGACCGGGCACCGCGCAGGCTGTGCGCGCACTGGCAGAGCCGCTGGCGGCCGGGCTGGGGCTTGCGCTGTGGGACGTGCGTTTTGTAAAAGAGGGTGCCGACTGGTACCTGCGCATTTACATCGATAAAAAAGGCGGCGTCACCATAGATGACTGCGTGGCAATGACCCACGCCGTCAGCGATCCGCTGGATGAGCAGGACCTGGTCCCGGGCGCCTATACGCTGGAGGTCAGCTCGCCGGGCATCAACCGGCAGCTTACCCGCACCGAGCACTTCACCGCCTGCATTGGGCAGCCGGTGTGGGTGCGCTTTATCCGTCCCTTTGCAGACGGCAGCCGTGAGGCGGTTGGTACGCTGCTTGCTTCTCAAAACGGGGCCATTACCCTGCAGAATCCGCAGGGCGAAACCATGGAAGTCCCCTTGGCAGATACCGCGTGGGTAAAACTGTACGACGATGACACGATGGAGGAAAACAATGAAGACGAGTGA
- a CDS encoding AbrB/MazE/SpoVT family DNA-binding domain-containing protein produces MKATGIVRRIDDLGRVVIPKEIRRTLRIREGDALEIFTDNQGGVIFKKYSPVGEMSLFSAQMAEVLSQTAGMPALICDRDHIVAAAGVSKREYLERRVSEELEDCLGARRSFVQAQGRELHPVEGMECTAAAVCPILAQSDVNGAVILLSGGEEPPQSSGLLAQVAAGFLAKQLES; encoded by the coding sequence TTGAAGGCAACCGGGATCGTTAGAAGGATAGATGACCTGGGGCGGGTTGTCATTCCAAAAGAAATCCGCCGCACGCTGCGCATTCGCGAAGGCGACGCCCTGGAGATTTTTACAGACAACCAGGGTGGCGTCATCTTTAAAAAATATTCGCCTGTTGGGGAAATGTCGCTGTTTTCAGCCCAAATGGCAGAGGTCTTAAGCCAGACAGCTGGCATGCCAGCGCTTATTTGTGACCGGGACCATATCGTCGCGGCAGCGGGTGTCTCTAAAAGAGAGTACCTAGAGCGCCGGGTAAGCGAAGAACTGGAGGACTGTCTCGGCGCGCGGCGCAGTTTTGTGCAGGCGCAGGGCAGGGAGCTGCACCCGGTCGAGGGAATGGAGTGCACAGCGGCCGCCGTGTGCCCGATTTTGGCGCAGAGCGATGTCAATGGCGCGGTGATTCTGCTTTCCGGCGGAGAAGAACCGCCCCAGAGCAGCGGCCTGTTGGCACAGGTGGCAGCAGGCTTTTTGGCTAAGCAGCTGGAAAGCTAA
- the rpe gene encoding ribulose-phosphate 3-epimerase, with protein MKIAVSILGADFSRLGEEIHQLEKAGGDWVHIDVMDGHFVPNITFGPHMVQSLRALTQKPLDVHLMISQPQRYVSQFVAAGADWVTFHQESEGNPLQTIAQIHTAGAKAGISINPGTPVETLFPYLGAVDMVLVMSVEPGFGGQKFNPTVLEKVRILKRRAPHLLIEIDGGINTGTIAAAKKAGADICVAGSAVVGKPDYAAAVAALRQAAEQ; from the coding sequence ATGAAGATCGCAGTATCGATTTTAGGTGCTGACTTTTCAAGGCTGGGCGAAGAGATTCATCAGCTGGAAAAAGCCGGCGGGGACTGGGTGCATATAGACGTTATGGATGGGCACTTTGTGCCTAATATTACCTTTGGGCCGCACATGGTGCAGTCGCTGCGCGCGCTGACCCAAAAGCCGCTGGACGTACACCTGATGATTTCGCAGCCGCAGCGGTATGTTTCGCAGTTTGTTGCAGCTGGCGCAGACTGGGTCACGTTTCATCAAGAGTCAGAGGGCAACCCGCTGCAGACGATTGCGCAGATACACACGGCCGGCGCAAAAGCGGGCATTTCCATCAATCCCGGTACGCCGGTAGAGACACTGTTCCCTTACCTTGGCGCGGTAGACATGGTGTTGGTAATGAGCGTGGAGCCGGGATTTGGCGGGCAGAAGTTTAACCCCACCGTGCTGGAAAAAGTGCGCATTTTAAAGCGGCGCGCACCGCACCTGCTGATTGAAATAGATGGCGGCATCAATACGGGCACCATTGCCGCCGCAAAAAAAGCCGGCGCGGATATCTGTGTCGCGGGCAGCGCTGTTGTGGGTAAGCCGGACTACGCTGCGGCGGTTGCGGCACTGCGGCAGGCGGCTGAGCAGTAA
- a CDS encoding G5 domain-containing protein — protein MHKAGRTLLALGAAVTFGIGTAGTAMAATQSAVVTKDGESKTLYMLTSGDTNDILKTAGVTTSTGDLVLRSTSVEGKIKVDVRTAFPVTITADGQTKETTAHYGDTARQVLTAAGVTLGQVDIVNVPLDQPMPENTLLTVKRNHIVTVAADGVEYQVVQPVAVSAEETVRRAGVTLGSNDVVSTNTEKNSVTVSRVTYQETTTTEEIPFETVTKEDSSLTAGETSVQTAGSNGQKQVVKRTKYINGKASETTVASETVTKAATNKVVLKGTKQKQTVASSTASSASSSTSSSSSASASTSSKKTTTANGLSYSRVITGKCTAYSGGGTTATGAPAAVGRVAVDPSEIPYGTRLYIASADGSYVYGYCVAADTGGFIYSSSTVVDLYMNTEAECESFGRRTMNIYILN, from the coding sequence ATGCATAAGGCAGGCAGAACGTTGCTCGCGCTTGGCGCCGCCGTTACTTTTGGTATCGGCACCGCCGGCACGGCCATGGCGGCCACGCAAAGCGCGGTCGTTACCAAAGACGGAGAAAGCAAAACGCTTTACATGCTGACGAGCGGTGACACGAATGACATCCTGAAAACCGCAGGCGTCACCACAAGTACCGGTGACTTGGTCCTGCGTTCCACAAGTGTGGAAGGAAAAATAAAAGTCGATGTACGCACAGCATTCCCCGTCACCATTACAGCAGACGGACAAACCAAAGAAACAACCGCCCACTACGGCGATACCGCAAGACAGGTGCTGACAGCCGCCGGCGTTACGCTGGGGCAGGTGGATATCGTAAATGTTCCGCTTGACCAGCCCATGCCCGAAAACACACTGCTCACCGTCAAGCGCAATCATATCGTCACGGTTGCAGCAGACGGCGTCGAGTACCAGGTGGTGCAGCCGGTCGCCGTTTCCGCAGAGGAAACCGTGCGCCGGGCCGGCGTGACTTTGGGCAGCAACGACGTTGTGAGCACAAACACCGAGAAAAACAGCGTGACCGTTTCGCGCGTGACCTACCAGGAAACCACCACAACAGAGGAAATTCCCTTTGAGACCGTGACAAAAGAGGACAGCAGCCTGACCGCCGGAGAGACTTCTGTACAGACTGCTGGCAGCAATGGCCAGAAGCAGGTTGTCAAGCGCACGAAGTACATAAACGGAAAAGCGAGCGAGACAACGGTTGCTTCTGAAACTGTCACAAAGGCGGCAACCAACAAAGTGGTGCTGAAAGGCACCAAGCAGAAACAGACCGTCGCAAGCAGCACCGCTTCTTCTGCTTCCTCCAGTACGAGCAGCTCCTCCAGTGCTTCTGCGAGCACAAGCAGCAAAAAGACAACAACAGCAAACGGCCTTTCCTACAGCCGTGTGATTACCGGCAAATGCACCGCATACAGCGGCGGCGGCACTACAGCCACCGGCGCACCTGCAGCGGTCGGCCGGGTCGCAGTAGACCCAAGCGAAATTCCGTACGGCACCCGCCTGTACATTGCTTCGGCAGACGGCAGCTATGTGTACGGCTACTGTGTGGCCGCAGATACCGGGGGATTCATTTACAGCAGCTCTACGGTAGTAGACCTGTACATGAATACCGAGGCCGAATGCGAAAGCTTTGGCCGCCGCACGATGAATATCTATATTCTCAACTGA